In Helicoverpa zea isolate HzStark_Cry1AcR chromosome 7, ilHelZeax1.1, whole genome shotgun sequence, the genomic window CCAAATGAAGCTGAGGAAGTATGAAGAACAGGTTAATATTAGGTATTGCGTACAATGGACAACACATGAGGTCAAATAAATATGATAGCAAAATGTGATTTTAAAGTCATAATGGTGCTTTTGGTTATCAATGTCTATGTCCTCTTTAAAAAGCTATTTTAGTAAAGCATAAAGAAAAACGACCGCTCCATTTTCAGGTAGTGCTGTCTGCGTGTTCATCGTACTTCCGATCTCTGTTCGTGGACCACCCGTCGCGTCATCCAATCGTGATCCTGAAAGACGTGGGCCTAGAGGAACTACGGACCCTTGTGGACTTCATGTACAAGGGCGAGGTCAACGTCCAGTATTGTCAACTGCCTGCTCTCCTCAAAACTGCCGAGAGCCTTCAGGTACCTATAACCTCAATACTTCTGCTCGAAAATGTTCACTCAAAATCAATGACTTTTTATTAGATAGATAGTCTACAGTTTCACAGATTCAAAGTCATAAAACTAGCATCTATTGGGACTGGTTTTCAGTCTGTCTACTCccgcaaataaaatattaaggtCAAGTCTATTTCAATTACCACTCTGACTATAACTGTGCCTATTTTTTTGTTAGGCCAGAGCTGTAATGCGTTATTTATCATTGAGTAGGTTTCAAGTAAGAAATATGATTGCTAGTTGAAATGACAAAtgttataaatagatttattttattttctaggtAAAAGGACTAGCTGAAATGACTACTTTAAGCGCAGCCGGCATTGAAACAAGAAAAGTTCAAGAACCAATGGAAGAGTGTCAACCACAGGAGACAAGAGAAAGTTCAGAAACACATGAAAAGTTAGACGGCAGAGATCACAGAGAAAAGGAGGATCGGCGCGAACCGAAAGAGACACGGGAAGTCCGTGAAAGAGAAAACAAAGAGACTCGTGAAGTAAGAGAAACTCACGTTAGAGAGAGTCACACAAGAGAACCTCGAGAGTCGAGGGAATCAAGAGAACATAGAGACAGAGAACAAAGAGAACCTCGTGATCTAAGAGAGTCACGAGATATTAGAGAATCAAGAGACCCTCGTGACTTGAGGGATCCCCGCGAACTGCGGGAACATAGGGAATCTAGAGAATCGAGGGAAATTTCACGAGATTTAAGAGAGGTTCGGGATCCAAGGGACTTACGCGAATCTCGGGAAACTCGTGACCACAGAGAAATGCCAGAAGCGTCGCCCCCAAGAATATCGCCGTTACTTTCGGTGCGGCGATTTAGGCCAGACCTGTCGGGCGAGGCTCCTTCCCTCACACACCCTCCTATACCAAAAGACGAACCACCTGATGAGCCCATGCGATCATCGTCGCCAGAAGACGATACGGTGTCGATTAGATCAAATGGTgcacaaaatgaaaatattggtACGTATTATACTAGATAGTAAAAACAggtttaggtacctattaattgATTGTACCCGAAGTCGTTTCAGCCTAGAAAAGCAAAATTGGTAAAAACTTAGCTTATTAATCAAATTGGATGTCATGAATTCTCGTTTACAGTTGTTACCTATCTTTATTGCCTTGTGCTCCAAATTGTACTGCTTATAAAACAATTGTTATGGATATTACAGTATTTCGAATctagaagttttatttttacaaagacAAAACCCAACTTTCTGAAATTGTGTGAAAAAATAACACATTGACAATTAGTCATAATTTTCTACTCGACTAACATTCAATTCATATAATCGactaaataaagatattttaggCACGAGCATCCCTAGTTTGTTTTGACTTTTTTGGATTTGACAACCGACATCCAACGTCAAAACTGTCGAGAAGTTGTTTATTCGTCGGTATTTTCAGTTTTCAAAAAGTTACCACTGAAAACAGTCGGCAATAGTTTACAAAATGCatcataatatttcaataatatcattatcataccttaattttgtttatattaaatgCAGTAAGGTAACAATGTTTAATTTGGATGCAATCACTTGAAACACATAAGGTAAAGTCGAGGCTTAATGCAACAGGCTTGAGGCCCAAACTTAAAGTAGCATTTTACTTGAACATCATTATctccctagcctttttcccaaggCTGAGTACCAGCATTCTACTGTACAGTATTTAAAGTATTGTTTGATGTAATTCCAGGGTTGAACATGACGATAAACAGCCACGGTGGTGGGGCCCTGGGCGCGCactacgcggcggagcggctgAGCGCGCTGGGCGGGCTGCACGGCGGCCTGCACGCGCCGCTCGCGCCGTCGCCGCGCGCCGAGCCCGTCGCCGGGCCCTCCGGCCTGCCGCCCGTGCAGCAGGTGCCCTTGGTGGGTATATGCCCAGATTTGTAATCAATTCGATAATGTTCTACATGTTACTGGTCTTTTCTCCAGTGTTCCTGGGCAGCAACGTTATTGGTACAGCTTCCCagcgaaagaattttccaaattgatTCGGTAGTTTCAGAGCCTGTATTATATATATTACTATAGACTGTGTACATAGATGTATGTATATTGATGCTATCAAAATGACCAAATGTCACTATCACTGCATAAATATTAAGCAAAGCCGCTTCCCACTGTTTGTTCCAATGttgttcaaattcaaattccaaTACTAACATCTTTAAAACTATGGGATAGATTCTCATGCAGGTTTATACACATGTGAAGCCACAGGTTACAAGTAGACGATAATTGCATGTAGAATTTAAATGTAGAAAAGCTTTAGTTATAAATGTCCAAATTTTTAACCCTTCAACTGTAATGTATGTAGGGTAGTTGGTAGgaataaataattcttaaaatatTCAAGTATCTGCGTCTTACTTACCATCTTGAAGTATGACCAAAAGTAGTAGTTTATCAGTGATGGATAGGAAATATATTACATATTCTAAAATACTGACAGAGgcttattattgtaattaaaccaaaactcaaaattttccAGTCATTGAAGAAAGAAATTGACTGGGACAGGACCAATGAAGAGAAGGCTGGTGGCGAGACATCCTCAGAGTACAGAATGCAACATGAATCCGTAAGTACATTGCCTTTCATATTCGATGTGTAAATGTActgtatatttatgtagatagaacacaattttaagtaattgttcatgtatttgttttttttttttgctattggCAAAATCAGCTGCGAATtacaaaaaaagagaaaaacaaACTATCTAGAAACATCGggactttttaaaatttaatatttaacctTTACgttatttaatgttaaaaatattaaattattagaaTGAGGAAGTTACATTGAACTGAAATCTAAAAGGAACTGAATAAATTCCAGCAACAATGCAATAAAAttcatgtaaaaatatattgtgacTACTTAAACCTTGAAATTGGCAATTAATCTCATATCAACACTTCACATTGTGTTCTTAAACTTTAAACATTGACGaatgtcattatatttgttttcacAATCTTCTGACATTTGCCGATATTTATTGAGCTGTATTTTGTAATGTAGATAATGTGCAATGTGCATGTATGTATAAGTAGCTTTTAATAAATGTCTATAAACATAATGATAGATCTGTGTTGTCTTGcatgtttcattattttttccacAATCATGTAACTATTTgatgtttatgtatttacttaagtttaaaaaaaaaaaaaaaaaaatagaattgagCAATATAAATTCTTCTCtctattaagaaaaaaaatacaaactttttcAAACAATTCAAACCAAATGTTATATTTGTCCTTGTCAAGcaataaatactaaatacaGACCAGACTGCCTGGTGCTTGTCAACATTACAATAAGTTTCTTTAACTTGTAACACACTGATGTATGTTGTGATTGGCTGCTTAACAATACTATAGGAACATTGTCTATGTATGCCTACTAATTTGAGTGGTGGCACAAAATTAAGTGACTAACACAGGCTAGTGAGCATCCCGTAACAAAgaagtattatttaatttgttgtttgttgatgttttatgtgtaaattgatttgttaCACGCATGCTTGTTTGATATGCTGCGCTACTTTGAACATCGAGTATTATGCCTTGCTGTCAAGAAGTTGACCTTCATTTTGTTGGCCATCATTTTTATATCCATTCATTTTGTTTGATATATATTTTGggcagttttttattttaactttggcCATATTACATGCATACGTTATAGTACGAATCTGTGATTCAGTACGCGTGCGCGTTGCTAAACAACAAGGCATTACGCGTAGCCGGCTCCCGGGTCACTCCTGCACATTCTTTGGGCAAAAATGAGCGTCAACTTCTTAATTAGATAgtggaaattaaaaatataccgAGACTGCATCTCAATTTAGAAAGTAGTGGTAGAGATATTGCACACAGTTTGGTCCGTGTAAAATGGAACAAGAAAAAAGAAGTTGATGTTCTTTTTTGTGGTTGCAGGAGTACGATGGGTCCGGTAGGGTGCGAATTGAGGAAGGGGAGAGGGGCTACCCGTGCATACACTGCGGCGCCGCCTTCCCGCATCAGAGCAAACTGACGCGGCACATACTGACCACGCACACGCTGGACACGCTGAAGTACCGCGACGCGCTGCTGGGCCGGCCGCTGGGGCTGCCCATGATCGGCCAGTTCTCCGACCCCGCCTACCTCGCCATGCACGCCGAGGCCGAGCCCATCGAGCTGGAGCTCGGCGCCGTGGAGCCCGGCAACGTCGTGCTCTGCAAGTTCTGCGGCAAGAGCTTCCCCGACGTGTCCTCGCTCATCACGCACCTCCCAGTGCACACGGGCGACCGGCCCTTCAAATGTGAATTCTGTGGCAAGGCGTTTAAGTTAAGGCATCATATGAAGGATCACTGTAGAGTTCACACAGGTAAGCCCTCATTTATATTCTACTTGTACCTATAGGTATGAGCATTTTATAATCTAATTGCTAATTTATACACACATAGCTGTCACAGAATTAGAAGTTTtagtgttagtaaataatacttcTAGATTCCTTAGCTGAATTCTACTTAGCTGTTTTACTCTCACACCAAATGCTTTTTagttatttcttatttaaaaatacgctGTTTTATAACCctgtataattattatgatcATCTACTTTTTATTTCAGGAGAGCGGCCGTTTCGTTGCGGGCTGTGCGGCAAGACGTTTTCGCGCTCGACGATCTTAAAAGCGCATGAGAAAACGCACTATCCAAAGTACGCGCGTAAGTTCCTGTCGCCCAGCCCCGTGGACACTGAGGAGGAGAGTCCACACCAGTGAACATACACCTACTTACATAAACTATTGTTCGAGTACTCGAAATAGTCAATCGTGAGCCAAGTGATAGTTGAATGAACAAAAGAAGGACAATATGTTGTAATTAGTTAAGAATGTGATTAAAACGCCGCAACTGTGATCTGAATGATATgaataatatttgatatttcACTAATAGATAATTGACACACTAAAGTTGATTCTTCAATTTATTTGAACATTCTCGGTTCCATTATGTTTGCTTCGTTTTCTTAAGAATTTTTGAACATTAGGTGCTTTCTTTATGCTTTAGtttgtaataaaaagtaaactcATTCTAGGATGGGTCATTAGACGGCATAGCCAAAGTTAGCTAGAGAAGTATGAATCCTTTTTAATAACGTTACTTTCGAAATCGAGATAATAACAAATGCTTTTTAGTATAATTTGCTTGTACAAAAATGTGTTTAATTGTCAAGTCGTATTTGGTTGCAATTTCGTAAATTATcgaaattaataaagaaattgtaaaatatcatattaattTAGAGCTGGCATAATCTTTAGAGACTTGCATATTTATTATAGTAGTATCTTGTCAGAGttgattttataaacaaaattaaagattgATTAAGagtgctttaattattattattagagaCCATACGAAAATTGCactcaacatagttggtaacAATTAAGAAGTTAGGGATTTGAgatttttactaattttacGTCTTTCGAAGTTAACGACGCACGCTCCCCTGAGGtaattcaaaagcaatattatgacatataaatgtaaataacataTAGTTTGATAATATCGGATTTTTAGGAAATTTATTAGAATGTAAACGCTTCGGTAGTTCTGTATTCGGTATACACGGGGAGGGTTGTGGATGTGATCATGGGAATCAAAGCTTTAAGCGCTATTTCTGTTCTGTCCGAATGCCATGCCTTTTGCTGCGTGGCATGTTGCAAGCCGCTACTGTCGACACTCTACAAACTGGTGTTACCTACACGATGTAAGAGGCATGGTATATACATATAACtatatataaaattttctatCTATTTTCATACTGCAAAACCACATTGATTTATGATTATTTAACAGTTTCAAACCCTGCGTATATCGGCGTTTATTAATACCGCACCGCACTTTAGATTTTATTGTCTGACATAATCCCTTTCCATTAGTTTATATATTCAGACAATCACTCGATCATTCGATCGCATAACGAATGTGCCCAGAGTTTGAAACTCCTCACAATAATCGCTGTGTTCAATAAATTCAACAGAGTCAAATACAGGGATATTTTATTGATCgtaagattaattatttttcaacaccaccatatttttgttcaaaatacGATTTTAGACATAGCCTTTATTTTTTGGGCTCAGaatttatagaaaatatttgtttgtaatttacaaAGTTTCATAGTTCGACATCAAAACCAAGAAATTTAAAGCTTTGATTTGGAACTGATTGGATGTTGGCTCATATAGTCTGTAAGTTCAATGGAAAATTACTTATACATAATTGTTGACCTGCCCGCGGTACTCTCCGGCCACATGCTAATATCTTTATAGAAATTTATATCATTATCTTAATGTACCTAAATGGTTTACGTAATTTACTAGTAGATAGACTGAACTGCCTAATCATTTCATAATCTTTTGGTCATGGGACatatcatttttatataaaaaatactatttcacGGATAAAATAAGGGTGTCGttacacttatttttaaatctttatatatttaaaagtagGATATCAAACATTGATTGTAAACGTTTCGTTTTGAATGTAGGCGTTTAAATATCTTTGATCGTAAATTAGATATTTAGTGGTTCATGATTTTGGGTTCACTCAAAAGAAAGTATTATGGTAATATAGAAAAAGATCTGTGATATATGTCTAATACAAGTAAGGGTATTACATCTGGGAATGTATGATGCGATCTCAGAATGTGATTTCAAATATTTAGGACTTTAGGCCACATCGTCGAGATCTTAAATCTCGACATTATAAtgaatttaatgttttaaattacttttttgtgACAAAATAGAAATTAGCcttttcataattattgttGCGACctgaattaatttgtttattgctAGCAACATTAAAATTTACTCATTATTTGAAACTACAAGTGCAAAGAAGCGCATTTTGTTGTGAGACGGTCGGCATTAAAATTAGGAAACAAAAATTCTGCAACAGATCTCATTGCTATTTATAAGTTGTTTAGGCATCATGTAGAAATTAAGGCCAGTATGATATTCATTgatttaattttggttttaaagtACTTATTTTAACTCTAATACATATTTGGATTGCAAACGCCTAACATTCCAAAATTATTCCAGTGAGTTCTTGGTTATTTTTAGCGAATGCCACCGATACGTATAGGTAAATATTATATGagctatttaatataaaatgtctAAATTGTGTAGCATGACGGCCGCTAGTACCGGGGCATTtcaaattgtttataaataagtttatttcgtTTGAATGGAATGTTACGATAATAGTTATTGAATTAATGATGTGGTAGTGTTCTTAGTAGAACCTCTTCCAGCACTTGGTAATATTACACTTGTTTTCCGAGTATTATGTGATTGTTTATATAATGGTTGAGAATGTGTGCTTTATATTGATGAAggtgatttgaaaaattactagcaatataatttacattCCGTAAACCAGTAAATTCTATGTCGACGTCTAAGCGCTAAATACTAGTAAATGTTTAAATTTACTTTCAGCCAGTTGATATGTTTCTGTTGAAATTTCTTTTCTTTCTAGCACTTGGCCAGGTCTTAGTCGTTTTAAGTGAATTTAAACATTCATGAACGATGGTGTGAATACATTATTTCAAACACTCCTGTGTAAAGTTTAGCGAATTTACTATGAACATAACTTGGGAAAGTAAAAATTAATGTTGGTCTATTGTTAAAACTCACACAGTATATAAAATGCATTTTAGATAATAGATTGGTAGATGCGCTACTTTCCGGAGCTAGAAATGAGAAAtgaataaaattcaataaaaatgataaaaaaatgaaacacaAGAATGTTGCTATTTGAAAAGCTGCACTCGCTTTTGTTTTGTCAGAGTCGAACGTTACCAAACTGTATAGCAATATTGAAACCTTGATTAATGTTCCTCTTCTTATTTTAAGAaagattaaatatttacaatttacagAAATACTtaatagcaataaataaatggttAATAATGATGCGAATTAACAAATTTGTACGAGTTTTTATCGAAAtagttttttataataatacagaATGCAGtttaaaatactattttgtttcctaacTTTCAgaggtaatatttattattaaaataatgatattcagATAGATGTTTATCTATGTATTTACGTGTATATAGGCAATGTGGTAAATGTTGTTAGTAAAgaataaagtaggtacattatgaaCAATAGATTATACTTCCCCCAAGTGCAGTTATTCAAATTTTAACATTTGCCGGTTGTTGCCACGTCCCATGCAGAGTTCACACGCCGTTAGCACAAATAAAtgatacatatataatatatatatatatattgataaactttattatatctatattttaaatttacGTAGGTATCTTTCTAAGTACCTACAGAGCATGATAACTTTAAGAAAACACTAGCACGAAATATTTCATGTGTTGAAATAGATACGACGtagattcatttttatattatcataAATTGTGACCACAGTTTTATATTTAGAGTGCCTCTTGCCTATACAAGACTTATATAAAGGCTGCAAATCACGGATTAAACATAGAATATGTAGCAGATAGAgaaaaactgtaatttttatGGTGAAAATTGTAAGTTGCGTTATGATATGTGACTTGCCTCTTCTGTCCTATGGTTTGTACGCAGCAAGAGCACCCAAGGCGATCGTCCGACTTGACGACCAGGCGACTAGTGCCCGATACCTATGAAAAAGAAACATTGGTTTTCTTACGAACGGTAGCTTTGTGACGTCTGTTCTAAGAGGCTACTATCCGTATCTAGGAAAGCGAATCGTTTCTTGTTTGTAGGAAGCCGGCATAGGCGACCTAGCGCATTCCAACCGATGTGGCCCGAACACCCAGTGCTAGATTATGTTCTTGACCAATATTACAAGCAGTTGTGTTGTATAGTGTTAGATAGTATTGTTAAGTTTCGTCCGACATGATCGAGCTAGAGGTTGCTGAAGCGTGAACTGGTTAACTTACCATTTTTTTAAGTGGCATACCTAAATATAGAACTTATattgcaatttttctaagttccTGTAGGTGTATTAATTATTGTATATcggtacaatttgttttaataattataatgtgtttattataaattatttagagTTAAACTTTCGTGACTAATATTTGTATTGGCATAATATACGATTAGGTTTTAGTCGCTTGAGTTCCCGTAGTGAATAACGAAATTTTAATCTTTGCTGTTTACATTTTCGGTCTtagaaatgtatgtaggtaaataatgtaCTTCGTATATTATGctggtataaaatattttcagcacAAGTTCAAATAACGTAGGTCCACTTTATTTATAGAGCTTAATATAGTTGTcgtttcttcgtcagtgaaacgATAATTGTTTTCCCCTTAAGCTCTTTTATTTAACATACATTGTTGACATTTTAGATTAGAGAAAATCTGTTTTGCCTTAACATTATTAATAGTTCATAATGTTGTAACAAAGAGCAGTACAGTTTTGTTGAAAAAGTGTTACAGTATATCAGAACGGATCAAGGATCAAACGGTGTAATGTTTTGTCAATTTTGCAACAATCTAAACAGAGACCCATCGCTGTTGATCATTGTAACTTTTGAAACAAATATAAGCATATCATAGctgtaaaaatacaattttgacaAATAAAAGCTCTACAATCATTACAGACCTAttcttttattgaaattttacCCTGAAGCTGCTGCATGGACTGCCACAGGTATAGAAATTATCATTTTTCGGCCCGGTTtcttataaacaataaaaaccgTGTCTTGTTTTAAGAACTGATCAAATTGCCTCATATTAAAGCTGTGATGTTCGGTTTCAGATGTGCCTGGACATGTCGTGCGGGTCCCCGAGCGTGGCGAGCCCCATCCCGGCGCGCAGCCCCACCGCGCTGCCGCTGTGGTCGCCGCTGCTGGCGCTGCAGGCCTGCCGCCTGCGCCGCTACCTCAGCGACGACTGCATGCTGTACCAGCACCGCCACCTGCTGCACGCGGAGCGGCGGCGCTGCGGCGTGTGCCTGGCGTCCTTCCCGTCCGCCTGGCTGCTCGAGCGCCACGCCGCGCTGCagcacgccgccgccgcgccgctggaCGACAAGCCCTTCGTGTGCGAGCAGTGCGGCCAGTCCTACCGCTACCGCTCCGCCTACGTCAAGCACCGCGAGCAGAACCACCGCGCCCGTCTGCCCGCCGACAAGCTCTTCACCTGCGACGTCTGCGGCATGCAGTTCCGCTACCTCAAGTCCTTCAAGAAGCACCGCCTCAACCACACCCTCGAGCGTCTCCACACCAAGAACACCGACGCGCCCGAGACCGACCAGGTCTCCAGCACCAACGAGGCGCTCATCGGCCAGTGCGGGGAAATGGATCTCTCTATGAAGAAGAAAAACAGAAATGATGCCTCTAAGACACCTACAGCTGAAGTAATCCGAGACGCTGAACAAGATAGCACTGTCGATTCGAACGGCGCCACTGACTCTGTAGTCACCGTCGACGATTCAATAGAGTGTCGCACTTCGGGTGCCGAGAGCGAGAGCAAAAGGGATGACGACACGACCTCAGAGGAAAAGAGGCGAGTCCCCGTTTCCTTCGCCAGCATCAGTTCTATGGCGGACAGTTCAGAGAACGAGTCCCGAGCTGACAGCAGCAAACACGAGAGCTCCAGCTCGCACTCCGGGATACTCAGCTTCATGCAAAACGACGAGAGACAGAGGGACAGGGAGCGGCGGTTCGCGTGCCCGTTCTGCGGCAAGTGCGTGCGCTCGAAGGAGAACCTGAAGCTGCACGTGCGCAAGCACACGGGCGAGCGGCCCTTCGTGTGCCTGTTCTGCGGCCGCGCGTTCGGCGGCAAGAGCGACCTCACGCGCCACCTGCGCATCCACACGGGCGAGCGGCCCTACCACTGCGAGGCGTGCGGCAAGTGCTTCGCGCGCGCCGACTACCTCTCCAAGCACCTCACCACGCACGTGCACAACACGCGCTGACCGCCCGCGCCCTCTCCGCATACCTCCGGCGCAATATAACTCCACTCCATGCAGCTCCCTCGATAAAGGTACGCTATTGTGAACAGGTTTTGCGGAATTCAATGACCGACCGAATGTCTCGAACCGTTTCGGGACTTGATGTTTAGGCTGGCGCGTTTCGATCTCGTACACAGTTGATGTTTGACATTGATGATCGTTTTAATTTATCGTTAGTGACGAGTGACACCCCCGTAAGTGCGGGGTGGTCACAGCACAGGGCAATGAACTACTGCATGGAGTCGGTAGTTACATTGTGCCCCTATAGTTAATGACCGAGTCATATTATAACAGTAAatgggaatattttttaaaaacgtttttaaaCTTTACAACATTATTGATATAAGCAGGTTTAATTAGAATTTTACAGGACTATTTTTCGTTTTGGAgtgttttatgtatatttatgaaaataattttctatatttattctGGAAACAAATAGTGAATGAAAACTAGTTCTGTTTGCCGCAGAGCAATAATAACTATAGATGCTTATTTTTTTCATGCTGCAATTACATTTGTGTTGAACACAATGGCTTGAAAAACTGCTTACTTACGCTATGAGTTGCTGTCTCAGGCGAAACATTATTAATGAATTAGTATTTAACTATGCACACTTGAATCGTTTAA contains:
- the LOC124632166 gene encoding protein jim lovell-like codes for the protein MGSEHYCLRWNNHQSNLLGVFSQLLHDESLVDVTLACSEGASIRAHKVVLSACSSYFRSLFVDHPSRHPIVILKDVGLEELRTLVDFMYKGEVNVQYCQLPALLKTAESLQVKGLAEMTTLSAAGIETRKVQEPMEECQPQETRESSETHEKLDGRDHREKEDRREPKETREVRERENKETREVRETHVRESHTREPRESRESREHRDREQREPRDLRESRDIRESRDPRDLRDPRELREHRESRESREISRDLREVRDPRDLRESRETRDHREMPEASPPRISPLLSVRRFRPDLSGEAPSLTHPPIPKDEPPDEPMRSSSPEDDTVSIRSNGAQNENIGLNMTINSHGGGALGAHYAAERLSALGGLHGGLHAPLAPSPRAEPVAGPSGLPPVQQVPLSLKKEIDWDRTNEEKAGGETSSEYRMQHESMCLDMSCGSPSVASPIPARSPTALPLWSPLLALQACRLRRYLSDDCMLYQHRHLLHAERRRCGVCLASFPSAWLLERHAALQHAAAAPLDDKPFVCEQCGQSYRYRSAYVKHREQNHRARLPADKLFTCDVCGMQFRYLKSFKKHRLNHTLERLHTKNTDAPETDQVSSTNEALIGQCGEMDLSMKKKNRNDASKTPTAEVIRDAEQDSTVDSNGATDSVVTVDDSIECRTSGAESESKRDDDTTSEEKRRVPVSFASISSMADSSENESRADSSKHESSSSHSGILSFMQNDERQRDRERRFACPFCGKCVRSKENLKLHVRKHTGERPFVCLFCGRAFGGKSDLTRHLRIHTGERPYHCEACGKCFARADYLSKHLTTHVHNTR